CCTCGACGCCCACGACGTCGCGTGCATCCTCTGCGATCTCGGGCTTCCGGGCGTCCAGGGCACCGACGCGGTGGGGGCGCTGGTCGACGCCCATCCCGACGTGCCGGTGATCGTCCTCACCGGGCAGCGCGGTGCCGAGGTGGCCGTGGCGGCGCTGGCCGCGGGGGCGCAGGACTACATCGTGAAGGCGGCGGACCTCGACCCCGATGCGCTGGCCCGCGCCATCCGGTACGCGATCGACCGCCACCGAATCCGCGGTGAGCTCCGTCGGGCCAACCGGCGCCTCAGCGAGTTCGCCGGCGTGGTGGCCCACGACCTGAAGGCGCCGCTCGCGGGGATCGTCGGCTACCTCAGGCTCGCCAGCCGCCAGTCGACCGACGAGACGGTGACCATGATGCTGGACCGGGCCGGGGCGTCGGCCAACGAGCTGGCCAGCACCATCGACACGCTGCTGGACTTCGCCCGGTTCTCCTCGGCCGGGGTTCCGGAGCGGGTCGACATGGCCGCGCTGACCGAGGACCTCCACATCGCGTTCGACCCGATCCTCCAGCAGCACGGCGGTCGCATCGAGGTGTCCGAGATCCCCGACGTGATGGCCGACGAGGCAGCCCTGCGGCATGCGATGCACAACCTCGTCGCCAACGCCCTGAAGTACGCCCACCCGGAACGCCCACCGGTCGTGCGGATCAGCGGCGTCCTCGACGGGGACCGCGTGCGCGTGGCGGTGTCCGACAACGGCGTGGGCATCCCCGCCCGTGCTCGCGAGCAGGTCTTCGAGATGGGGGTCCAGCTGACCCCCGGCTCACAGGGCATCGGACTGGGCCTGCCCTCGGTCCGCAACGTCGTGCAGGCCAACGGTGGCCGGGTCTGGGTGGAGGACGGGCCGGACGGGCTCGGCACCACGATCGTGCTGTCCCTGCCCGTCCCCGCCGACGTCCGGATCTCCCTGGACCACCCGCCCACACACCACTGACCCCGAACGGGCGTCAGGGGGCGTCAGCGCGCGTTGAAATACTTCGCCTCGGGGTGGTGGACGACGAGGGCGTCGGTGGACTGCTCGGGGACCAGCTGGAACTCCTCCGACAGCTCCAGGCCGATGCGTTCGGCGCCGAGCAGCTCGAACAGGGGCTTGCGTGACTCCAGGTCCGGGCAGGCGGCGTAGCCGAAGGAGTACCGCGACCCCTGGTAGCCCTGCTTGAACAGCCCGGTGACCTCCGCCGCGTCGTCGCCGTCGATCCCGAGCTCGCGCCGGATGCGGGCATGCCACATCTCGGCCAGGGCCTCGGCCATCTCGACCCCGAGCCCGTGCAGGTACAGGTAGTCGGTGTAGGCGTCGGCCGCGAACAGCTCGGCGGCGCGTTCGCTGACCCGGCTGCCCATCGTGACGGCGTGGAAGGCGATCACGTCCCGTTCGCCGGACGCGACGGACCGGAAGAAGTCGGGGATGCACAGGCGGCGACCACGGGTCTGCCGGGGGAACGTGAACCGCGCGGCGACCTCGTCGCCCTCGGGGTCGGCGTACACGATGAGGTCGTTGCCCTCCGACTGGCAGGCGAAGTACCCGTGCACGGCCTCGGGGACCAGCAACGACTCGGCGCGTGCGGTGGCCATGACGTGCCGGAGGGCTTCCTCGCCCTTCTCGGCCTGGTCGCGGTCGAAGCCCCACTGGTTGCGGAACAGCGTGGTCTTGTTCAGGAAGGCGGCGATCTCGTCCAGCGAGATGCCGCGGGTCACGCGGCTGCCCCAGAACGGCGGGGTCGGCACGGGCACGTCGGTGGCGACGGTGGGGGCGACGACCTCGCTGGTGTCGCCCTCCTCACCGGCCCCGCCGGTCGCCTTGACGCGACGTTCCCCGATCTGACGGCCCCAGGACGGCCCGGGGTCCTCGCCCTTCTTGCGGGCGGCGACCTCGTCCATCACCCGCAAGCCGCTGAAGGCGTCCTTGCAGTAGAACAGCGGACCCTCGTAGCGCTCGCGGAGGTCGATCTCGACGTAGTTGCGGGTCAGAGCGGCACCGCCGAGCAGCACGGGGTAGTGGTCCAGCCGACGGCGGGCGAGCTCGTCGAGGTCGTCGCGCATGACGACGGTGGACTTGACCAGGAGGCCGGACAGACCGATGGCGTCGGCGCCGAACTCCTCGGCGGCGGTGATGATCGCGTCGATCGGCTGCTTGATGCCGATGTTGCGGACCTCGAACCCGTTGTTGGTGAGGATGATGTCGACGAGGTTCTTGCCGATGTCGTGCACGTCGCCCTTGACGGTGGCCAGCACGACCTTCGCCTTGCCGGTGGCGTCGGCGGCCTCCATGTAGGGCTCGAGGTGGGCGACGGCGGCCTTCATGGTCTCGGCGGACTGCAGCACGAACGGCAGCTGCATCTCGCCGGATCCGAACCGCTCGCCGACGACCTTCATGCCGGCCAGCAGGTGCACGTTGATGATGTCGAGCGGGGCGATCCCCTCGGCCATCGCGGCGTCGAGGTCGGCGGCGAGCCCGTCGCGCTCCCCGTCGATGATCCGCTGCTCGAGCCGCTCGGTCAGCGGCAGCTCGGCCAGGGACTCCTTGGTCGACTGGGTCCCGGTGACGCCCTCGAACAGCGCCATGAGGCGGTGCAGGGGGTCGTAGTCCGCGCCGCCGGTGCCGTTCAGCCCCGCCTTGCCGCGGCGGTCGTACACGAGGTCGGTGCAGACCATCAGGGTCTCGTCGTCCAGGCGCGACAGGGGCAGGATCTTGCTGGCATGCACGATCGCGGAGTCCAGCCCCCGCTCGACCGCCTCGTGCAGGAACACGCTGTTGAGGGCCTGGCGTGCGGCGGGCGACAGGCCGAAGGAAACGTTGGAGACACCGAGGGTGGTGAAGCAGCCGGGGATCTCGGCCTTGACCCGCTCGATCGCCTCCAGCGTGGCGAGGCCGTCCTTGCGGAGGTCCTCCTGGCCCGAGCCGAGCGGGAAGGTGAGGGTGTCGAAGATGAGGTCGGAGGCCTCGAGGCCGAAGTCGCCGATGCCGATGTCGGCGATCCGCTTGCAGACGTCGACCTTCCAGTCGGCCGTGCGGGCCTGCCCCTCCTCGTCGATGGCAAGGGCGATCAGCGCGGCACCGTAGCGCTTGGCCATCGGGAACAGCACGTCGGCCTTGCGACGCCCGTCCTCGAGGTTGACGGAGTTGATCACGGCACGACCGCCGAGCCGCTTCAGGGCCGACTCGACGACCTCGACCTCGGTGGAGTCGATCACCAACGGCAGGGTCGACTTCGTCGCCAGGTGGCTGACCAGGTTGACCATGTCCGCGGTGCCGTCGCGGCCCACGTAGTCCACGCAGACGTCGAGGGAGTTGGCGCCCTCCGCGGTCTGGGTCCTGGCGATGGTCAACATCTGCTCGAGGTCCCCGTCGAGCATCGTCTCCTTGAACTTGCGGGAACCGTTGGCGTTCAACCGTTCGCCGATGATGTGGAAGCTGAGCTCCTGCTCGAGCGGCACGGCGCTGTACAGCGACGACAGGGACGGCGTCCAGGTGACCTGCCGCGGGGCCGGGGTCAGGCCACGCACCGCCTCGACGACCTGGCGCAGGTGCTCGGGGGTGGTCCCGCAGCATCCACCGACGAGCTGGACGCCGAGGTCGCGCACGAACTCCACGTGCGCTGCGGCCAGCGCTTCGGGGGACAGCGGATAGCACGTCTCGCCGTCGATCATCTCGGGGATGCCGGCGTTGGGGATGACCGAGATCGGCTTGCGGGAGTTGGCCGACAGGTAACGAACCTGTTCCCGCATGTCGTCGGGGCCGGTCGCGCAGTTCAGGCCGATGACGTCGATGCCGAGGGGGTCCAGCGACGTGACGGCCGCGCTGATCTCCGAGCCGAGCAGCATCGTGTTGATGCCCTGCTCGATCGTGACCGACGCGATGAGGGGGACAGTGACGCCCTCGGCCTGCATCGCGTCGTGGCAGGCGGCGACGGCGGCCTTGACCTGCAGCAGGTCGAAGGCCGTCTCGATGATCAGCACGTCGCTGCCACCGGCGAGCAGGCCACGCGCCTGGCGGATGTAGCCGGCGACCATCGTGTCGAAGTCGATCCAGTCGCCGGCCTCCGGTCCCTTGGTCAGCGAGAGGGTGGGCGAGCGGGTCCCGGGGCCGATCGAGCCGATGACCCACCGCTGTCCGGACGCCTCGTCGCAGGCCCGACGCGCGATCTCCGCGGACAGCCGGTTCAGCTCCTCGGTGTCCGCGCCGAGGCCGTACTCGTCGAGCACCCACGGCGCCCCGCCGAAGCTGTCGGTCTCCACGGCGTCGACCCCGACGTCGAGGAACGCGGCGTGGAGGTCCTGCAGGACGTCCGGGCGGGTTCGGACGAGGATCTCGTTGCAGCCCTCCAGCCCGTCGAAGTCCTCGAGGGTCAGGGTGCGTTCCTGCAGCGAGACCCCCATGGCGCCGTCGAACACGAGGACGCGGCGGGCGAGTTCATCGAGGAAGCTGCTCATGGCCCGCCAAGCGTACGCACACCGGCCGAGCTGTCATGGTGTCCGGACAGTGGAAAGCGCCCGGCGACGTCGGGATCAGGTGTCCTCGACCAGGCGGGCGATGGCATCGGGGATCTCGCTCATCCGCTCCTTGGAGAGGAACCGATCGATGCCGGCCGCCCGTGCCTCGGCCTCCAGGGTCGGATCACCGAACGCCGAGCACAGGATGATGCGGGCGTTCGGTCGGGTCTCCCGGATCCGCAGCGCCGTCTCGATGCCGTTGAGCCCCGGCATCATCCAGTCGATCACGATGACCTGCGGATCGTGGGGCGGGAGCCCCTCGAGCACCTTCAGGCAGGACTCGCCGTCCTCGGCTTCGGCGACGACCTCGAGGTTGCCGTCCGACAGCTCGATCAGGTGGCGGATCAGGAACCGGATGTCCTCCTGGTCGTCGACGACGATGGTCGTGGTGGCTGTCGACATCGAGTCCTCGATCAGGAGTGCTGGCTGGAGGCGAGGGCCTTCAGCTCGTCGTGGCGGCGGGCAATACGGCTCTGGAGGTCGCTGGCGTGCAGCTCCTCGACGGTGGAGATGAGGGCGTCGAGGTCGAAGGGCTTGTTGAGGTAGGCGTCACAGCCAAGCGTCCACGCGTGCACGAGGTCCTCGTGGGAGAACTTCACGGTGCACATCAGCACGGGGACGTGCTGGTGGCGGGGGTGGTTGCGAACGGCTTCGAGCACGTGCCAGCCATCGACGGCCGGCATCTGGACGTCGAGCACGATCACGTCGATGTCGGTGAGATCGCCGAGCAGCTGCAGCGCGTCGATGCCGCCGTCGGCGCTGGTCACCCTGTGCCCCGCCGACTCCAGCGTGATCTGCATCAGCAGGCGCAGGTCGGCGGCGTCGTCGCACACGAGGACGTGGCTCACCCGAGCACCTCCTGGAGGACGTGATCGTCGGGCGCCGCGGCGGACGCCGCCGCCGCGCGGTCCCCGAGGTCCTCGATGGCCTCGAAGCGTTCGTTCCAGTCCTTCACCGTGCCAGTCTCCAACCCGCGAACCACCCAGAAGAAGTACAGGGCTGCCGGGACACCCAACCAGTCGACCCACAGTCCGTGGAAGTCCGGGGCGAACAGCGCCGACCCTGCGTAGACGACGTAGGAGGCATGCATGACCGCACACGTCGGGAAGATCATCATCAGGGAGAGGCCGGACAATGACCAGCCCCCGTGCTCGCGGCGGTTGTGCAGCTGGCCCCGCATCAGGGCTGCCCCGATCCCGAGGTACAACCCGACGAGCAGGATGTTGGGGATCAGGCGCGTGTCCATCGCGGTCGCCCCGGTGAGCAGGCGCAGGCCGACGGCGAGGGTGGCCACGGCGGCGATGAGGTGCGCACCGGCCACGAGCCGGAGCCACGCCGGGGTCCCCCGGAGGTACCGATCGCCTCGGCCGCCGCGGCTGGCCTCGATCCGCAGCAGCGCCCAGATCCCGCCGGCCGGGACCCCCATGGCCACCGCGACGAGGTCTGCCGGCCCGACCTCCCGGCCCTCCGCCAGCACGTGGATGCCGTGCACCAGGTGGTGGGCGCCGCAGGTGTACATGATGCTCAGCCACGCGACCCCGAAATGGGACCAGCCGCGGCGCCTGATCGCGCGTTCCAGGTCCATGGCGATCATGGTGCCGATGGCCATGTAGATCACGGCCAGCAGCAGGTTGAGCAGGGCGGTGGCCAGGATCATCCGTTGCTCCGTGCCGGTAGGCCGAGCTGGCGCATGAACTCGTCGACGCTGGTGTGGGCTGCCGCGGCGGTACCGGAGATGTCGACGACGTGGTCGAGGTCGTCGGCCACCGGCAGGACCACCGTGAACGTCGAGCCCTGCCCCAGCGTGGACCGTGCCTCGACCCGGCCGTGCATGCCGTTGACCAGCGACTCCACGATGTACAGGCCGATGCCGGTGCCGCCGAACCGACGAACGTCGGTCGCCTCGGCCTGCCAGAACCGGTCGAAGCACTGGTCGAGCTGTTCCTGGGTCATGCCGATGCCCCGGTCGATGACCGAGATGCTGATCTCGCCATCAGCGCGGACAGCGGTGATCCGCAGGTCCTGCCCGCCGGGGGAGTACTTGGCGGCGTTGTCCAGGAGGTGGTCCAGCGTCGTGACCAGCGCGTCGCCGCTCCCGAGGGCGAGCAGGTCGTCCTCGACGTCGACCTCGATGGTGCGGCCGAGGGAGTTGCTGAGGCCACGCATGCGGGTTCGCAGGATGTCGCTGACGTCGATGGGTTCGATCTCCAGGTCCACCCGGCCGGCTTCGATTCGTGAGCTGAGCAGCAACCGGTCCACGATGTTGGCGAGCTCGGCGCTGCGCGTCTCGATGGCGGCAAGCGCAACCTGCGCCTCGGTGTCGGGCACGGTCCGACGGAGGACCTGCGCGAACCCCCGGATCACCGTCAGCGGGGTCTTCAGCTCGTGGGACGCGGTCGCCAGGAACATGGTCTTGGCCTCGTCTGCCTGGCGCAGCCGAGTGATGTCGCGGAACGAGTGCAGGAACTGCGTCTCCTCGCCGGGGCCCGACAGGCGCGAGGCCGTTGCCAGCAGCGGCTGCCTGACCCCGTCGGTGTCGCGCCAGACCTGCACGCCCTGGTCGTCGTGGCAGAGCGCGGCGAGGGCGCAGGTCCGCCGGCAGTCCAGCGCCTCGCTGTCCTGGTGCAGCGACAGGCGGTCGTTGCACGTGCCGCCGATCAGCTCGTCTGCGGTCGTGACGCCCAGCGATCGCTCCGCCGCAGGGTTGACCTGGCGGATGACCCCACCCTCGCCGGTCACGACGATGCCCTCGCTGGACCGCGCCAGGATGTGGTCGGACCGCTGGACGGACTCGGCGACGCTGCGGGCATCACGCTTCTGCACCGTCAGCGCGCGACCGACCACGAGCAGGACCCCGACGAGGGCCAGGGTGTCCACGACCTCCCTGAGCGGGTCGATGGGTCCACCACCGGCCAGGAGCGTGACGATCCATCGCACGGCCAGCAACGCCGTGCCGAACGCCACGCCCGGGACGACGCCGGAGCGGTAGGCCACACCCGCCGCGAACGGCACCAGCAGCACCATCACGGTCGATGCCGACGCCGGGTCGATTCCCATCAGCACGCTGGCCACGACCAGGTCCAGGGCCATGCCGGCCCGGAGGGTCCGGGTGTCGGCCGGCCCCTCCTCGGCGAACCACAGCCCCGCAGCCGCCGGCACCCAGATCAGCCCGGCGCCCCAGACGACCCATGCCGGTGCCGCGACCGTCTCCACCGACAGGACCGCGGTGACGACGAGCGCCGCGAGGACCCGGATCAACGCCAGGATCCGGCGCGCGGCAAGGTCGCCGACGGCGGTCGGCAGGTACGCAGGCGGGGGGGTTGGCATTCGGATCCGTGGGGGGAGACGGGCGTGCGTCCTTGATCGGCAGGCAGCAGCCGTCCGAGAGCGATTCCATCGTCGGGGTTGCAGCCGACCGGCGCCATGGCCGCTCGTGACCATTTTCGCCCGTGCCGGATGCGTACGCCCGACGCAGGTCAGCGCCGGGACAGCCCCGACGCACGGAGGTGGATCCGTGCGTCGACCACGCTCGTGCCGTGCCGACGGACGAACACCGGGTTCAGCTCCAGGTCGACGATCTCGGGGTGTGCCTCGGCCATGGCACCCAGCCGCAGCAGAACGGTGCGCAGGGCGCCGACGTCGACCGGACTCGATCCCCGGTATCCGGTCAGCAGGGGGAAGCCGCGCATGCGCTGCAGCATGTCGTCGACGTCGAGGTCGGTCAGCGGGAGCACCTTCACGGTGCGGTCCGACAGCAGCTCGGCGAGGGTGCCGCCGAGGCCCAGCTGGAGGGTCGGTCCGAACGTGGGATCGGAGACGATCGCGATGGTCGTCTCGACCCCGTCGGGAACCATCTGCTGGACCAGCCAGCCCTCCGCCAGCGCATCCTCGCGTCCTCGGCGTCGCAGGTCGCGTTCCATGGCCTCGACCGCATCGGCGATCTGACCCGGTCGGGAGAGGCCCAGCCTGACCACACCGAGCTCGGTCTTCTCCACCGGCGCGGCCGGCTTGAGCACGACCGGTCCGCCGAGCTCCTCCTGCGCGGCCGCCGCGGCGGCGCCGTCGGCGACGATCCGGTGGTCCGCGCAGGGGATGGCGTGGGCCCGCAGGAGGGCGTTGGCCTGTCCTGCGGGCAGCCAGACATCGTCGGACGAGCCGAGGGCGGCCTCAACGATCGCGCCGGCTGCGTCGATGTCGGCGTCGTCGAAGGCCACCACGTTGCCCAGCGGCTGGCGTCGCCAGCGGGCGTGGTCGGCCACGTGGGCCAGCGCCTCGGCCGCCCCCTCGGGGAACGGGACGGTCGGCAGGCCGGCCCGGCGCAGGGCCGTCGGCGTCTGGTCGGTGCTCATCAGGACGGTGATCATCGGCACCGTGACGTCCGCGGACGCCTCGGCCAGCTCCTCGGCCAGCACCGACTGTCCACGGCGAAGGGGCGGGGCGTCGATCACCAGCAACGCATCGACGGCACCCGAGGCCCCCAGCGCGCGGACGGCGGCGGCCATGTCGGCGGCGGTGGCGTCGCCGCGCAGGACCAGCGGGTTGGACGGCTCGCCCAGGACGGGCAGCTCCGCTGCGAGCCGCTGGACCACGTCGTCCTCCGGTGCGGTGACCTCCAGGCCGTTGGCCTCGCAGGCGTCGGCGGCGAGGATGGCAGGCCCCACGCCGTTGGACACGATGCCGACCCGGTGCCCCGACGGCAGGGGCTGGCTGGACAGCAGCGACGTCACGGCGAACATCTGGTCGAGCGTCGGAACGCGGACGACGCCGGTCTGGTCGAACATCGCCTGGACGATGGCGTCGTCGCTGCCTCGGCGATCGGCCTTGACCACCACGACGGGCTTGCGGCGACCGATGCGCCGGGCGATGCGGGCGAACGTGCGTGGATTGCCGAAGGACTCCAGGTACAGCACGATCACGTCGGTTGCGTCGTCGGCCTCCCAGTACTGCAGCAGGTCGTTGGAGGAGATGTCGCTCTTGTTGCCGATGGACGCGAACGTCGACAGGCCGAGCCCCAACCGCTCGCTGGCGTCCAGGATCGCCATGCCGAGGGTGCCCGACTGGCTGGACACCCCGACACGGCCCGCCGGGGGCAGCGACGGCGCGAACGTCCCGTTGAGGCGGACGTCCTCCGCCGCGTTGAGCACCCCCATGCAGTTGGGGCCGATCAGGCGGATCCCGTGCCGCCGGGCGGTGCGCAGGACCTCGGCCTCCATCGCGGCGCCCTCGTCGCCGGACTCCGAGAACCCCGTCCCGATCAGCACGGCGGCCCGGACGCCGAGCTCACCGGCCTGGTCGACCACGGACTCGACCAGCGGGGCGGGTACGCAGACGAAGACGGTGTCGGGGACGGTGGGGCAGGCCTCGAGTGTCGGGTAGGCAGCCACGGACTGGACGTGGGGGGTGTGCGGGTTGACCGGGTAGACCGCCCCGCTGTACCCGCCGTGCAGCAGGCTGGACAGGACCACCCCACCGATGGACCCGGGGTCGCGGCTGGCACCGATCACGGCCACCGCGGCGGGGCTGAAGACTGCCTCGAGGGCCTTCCGGGCCGCACGCCGATCCAGCTCACCGGCCTTCTCCAGCAGGGCCTCGGTCGGCGTGGTCGTGAAGGTGGCCGTGACCACGTCGCCGTAGTCCTTGAACGCCGGCTCGAACCCGGCAGCCTGCATGACGGCCATCATCGACCGGTTGAGCTTCAGGATCTCGCCGTGGAACTGGGTGATGCCGCGGTCCCGGGCGGGCTGCAGCAGCTGGCGCAGCAGCGCGGTGCCCAGCCCGCGTCCCTGTTCGGCGTCCTCGACGGTGACGGCGAACTCGGCGCTGTCGGGTGACTCGGGCAGGCGATCGAAGCGGGCCACGGCGATGATGCGGTCGCGGACCTCGGCCACGAGCGCGAACCGATCGTGCCCGTCGACGTCGGTCAGGTAGCGGATCTGGGCTTCGCTCAGCTGCTGGGG
The genomic region above belongs to Euzebya rosea and contains:
- a CDS encoding sensor histidine kinase, whose product is MSTRILLIEDNPGDALIVEEALEDGVHGGVVCIVAETLAEGLDALDAHDVACILCDLGLPGVQGTDAVGALVDAHPDVPVIVLTGQRGAEVAVAALAAGAQDYIVKAADLDPDALARAIRYAIDRHRIRGELRRANRRLSEFAGVVAHDLKAPLAGIVGYLRLASRQSTDETVTMMLDRAGASANELASTIDTLLDFARFSSAGVPERVDMAALTEDLHIAFDPILQQHGGRIEVSEIPDVMADEAALRHAMHNLVANALKYAHPERPPVVRISGVLDGDRVRVAVSDNGVGIPARAREQVFEMGVQLTPGSQGIGLGLPSVRNVVQANGGRVWVEDGPDGLGTTIVLSLPVPADVRISLDHPPTHH
- a CDS encoding GNAT family N-acetyltransferase yields the protein MTIPDPVDYTGDIVLTDGQTVRVRPIRPDDFEAMKAMWQRLSPETIRLRFFAPQQLSEAQIRYLTDVDGHDRFALVAEVRDRIIAVARFDRLPESPDSAEFAVTVEDAEQGRGLGTALLRQLLQPARDRGITQFHGEILKLNRSMMAVMQAAGFEPAFKDYGDVVTATFTTTPTEALLEKAGELDRRAARKALEAVFSPAAVAVIGASRDPGSIGGVVLSSLLHGGYSGAVYPVNPHTPHVQSVAAYPTLEACPTVPDTVFVCVPAPLVESVVDQAGELGVRAAVLIGTGFSESGDEGAAMEAEVLRTARRHGIRLIGPNCMGVLNAAEDVRLNGTFAPSLPPAGRVGVSSQSGTLGMAILDASERLGLGLSTFASIGNKSDISSNDLLQYWEADDATDVIVLYLESFGNPRTFARIARRIGRRKPVVVVKADRRGSDDAIVQAMFDQTGVVRVPTLDQMFAVTSLLSSQPLPSGHRVGIVSNGVGPAILAADACEANGLEVTAPEDDVVQRLAAELPVLGEPSNPLVLRGDATAADMAAAVRALGASGAVDALLVIDAPPLRRGQSVLAEELAEASADVTVPMITVLMSTDQTPTALRRAGLPTVPFPEGAAEALAHVADHARWRRQPLGNVVAFDDADIDAAGAIVEAALGSSDDVWLPAGQANALLRAHAIPCADHRIVADGAAAAAAQEELGGPVVLKPAAPVEKTELGVVRLGLSRPGQIADAVEAMERDLRRRGREDALAEGWLVQQMVPDGVETTIAIVSDPTFGPTLQLGLGGTLAELLSDRTVKVLPLTDLDVDDMLQRMRGFPLLTGYRGSSPVDVGALRTVLLRLGAMAEAHPEIVDLELNPVFVRRHGTSVVDARIHLRASGLSRR
- the metH gene encoding methionine synthase: MSSFLDELARRVLVFDGAMGVSLQERTLTLEDFDGLEGCNEILVRTRPDVLQDLHAAFLDVGVDAVETDSFGGAPWVLDEYGLGADTEELNRLSAEIARRACDEASGQRWVIGSIGPGTRSPTLSLTKGPEAGDWIDFDTMVAGYIRQARGLLAGGSDVLIIETAFDLLQVKAAVAACHDAMQAEGVTVPLIASVTIEQGINTMLLGSEISAAVTSLDPLGIDVIGLNCATGPDDMREQVRYLSANSRKPISVIPNAGIPEMIDGETCYPLSPEALAAAHVEFVRDLGVQLVGGCCGTTPEHLRQVVEAVRGLTPAPRQVTWTPSLSSLYSAVPLEQELSFHIIGERLNANGSRKFKETMLDGDLEQMLTIARTQTAEGANSLDVCVDYVGRDGTADMVNLVSHLATKSTLPLVIDSTEVEVVESALKRLGGRAVINSVNLEDGRRKADVLFPMAKRYGAALIALAIDEEGQARTADWKVDVCKRIADIGIGDFGLEASDLIFDTLTFPLGSGQEDLRKDGLATLEAIERVKAEIPGCFTTLGVSNVSFGLSPAARQALNSVFLHEAVERGLDSAIVHASKILPLSRLDDETLMVCTDLVYDRRGKAGLNGTGGADYDPLHRLMALFEGVTGTQSTKESLAELPLTERLEQRIIDGERDGLAADLDAAMAEGIAPLDIINVHLLAGMKVVGERFGSGEMQLPFVLQSAETMKAAVAHLEPYMEAADATGKAKVVLATVKGDVHDIGKNLVDIILTNNGFEVRNIGIKQPIDAIITAAEEFGADAIGLSGLLVKSTVVMRDDLDELARRRLDHYPVLLGGAALTRNYVEIDLRERYEGPLFYCKDAFSGLRVMDEVAARKKGEDPGPSWGRQIGERRVKATGGAGEEGDTSEVVAPTVATDVPVPTPPFWGSRVTRGISLDEIAAFLNKTTLFRNQWGFDRDQAEKGEEALRHVMATARAESLLVPEAVHGYFACQSEGNDLIVYADPEGDEVAARFTFPRQTRGRRLCIPDFFRSVASGERDVIAFHAVTMGSRVSERAAELFAADAYTDYLYLHGLGVEMAEALAEMWHARIRRELGIDGDDAAEVTGLFKQGYQGSRYSFGYAACPDLESRKPLFELLGAERIGLELSEEFQLVPEQSTDALVVHHPEAKYFNAR
- a CDS encoding sensor histidine kinase, which codes for MPTPPPAYLPTAVGDLAARRILALIRVLAALVVTAVLSVETVAAPAWVVWGAGLIWVPAAAGLWFAEEGPADTRTLRAGMALDLVVASVLMGIDPASASTVMVLLVPFAAGVAYRSGVVPGVAFGTALLAVRWIVTLLAGGGPIDPLREVVDTLALVGVLLVVGRALTVQKRDARSVAESVQRSDHILARSSEGIVVTGEGGVIRQVNPAAERSLGVTTADELIGGTCNDRLSLHQDSEALDCRRTCALAALCHDDQGVQVWRDTDGVRQPLLATASRLSGPGEETQFLHSFRDITRLRQADEAKTMFLATASHELKTPLTVIRGFAQVLRRTVPDTEAQVALAAIETRSAELANIVDRLLLSSRIEAGRVDLEIEPIDVSDILRTRMRGLSNSLGRTIEVDVEDDLLALGSGDALVTTLDHLLDNAAKYSPGGQDLRITAVRADGEISISVIDRGIGMTQEQLDQCFDRFWQAEATDVRRFGGTGIGLYIVESLVNGMHGRVEARSTLGQGSTFTVVLPVADDLDHVVDISGTAAAAHTSVDEFMRQLGLPARSNG
- a CDS encoding response regulator transcription factor; translated protein: MSHVLVCDDAADLRLLMQITLESAGHRVTSADGGIDALQLLGDLTDIDVIVLDVQMPAVDGWHVLEAVRNHPRHQHVPVLMCTVKFSHEDLVHAWTLGCDAYLNKPFDLDALISTVEELHASDLQSRIARRHDELKALASSQHS
- a CDS encoding response regulator transcription factor, with amino-acid sequence MSTATTTIVVDDQEDIRFLIRHLIELSDGNLEVVAEAEDGESCLKVLEGLPPHDPQVIVIDWMMPGLNGIETALRIRETRPNARIILCSAFGDPTLEAEARAAGIDRFLSKERMSEIPDAIARLVEDT